In one window of Lynx canadensis isolate LIC74 chromosome B3, mLynCan4.pri.v2, whole genome shotgun sequence DNA:
- the LMAN1L gene encoding protein ERGIC-53-like isoform X5, with protein MRNRSSAVWSRAPVPFSAWEVHVQMRVTGPGRRGAQGMAVWYTRGRGQVGSVLEGLASWDGIGILFDSSTEDTQNSPIIRVLASDAHTRYEPRGDAASGVLGSCRRDFRNLPNPLRVRITYWGQRLRVSLNSGLAPNDLDEVCVDVGPLLLAPGGFFGVSAATGTLADDHDILSFLTFSLSEPDPKPPPPPFLEMEQLRLVKQLAGLRARLALGTREDVIPKLSSEVQEEGFCQGQRPAPWTEDSAPGPARDEGCSCPRGLKSPALLSACGHQASFLRAGPDPGPPAEGPSGPTESGSQEPPPTWPTPRSLLVPAAQHLLVLPPHSDYRLLLLRALQAGAGQEPSGLFVHRQPSSVSCTTHSWGPGDSEEAASLLQHTRMTHLKALKESPQEVDGVQGVAGSGLQVGKDIKDWSDCQKTRYPTSLEPWTVDQEGVTTVVILSPEQRVESPGAPLGPAQPASP; from the exons ATGCGGAACCGCAGCAGCGCCGTGTGGAGCAGggcccctgtccccttctctgcctgggaGGTGCATGTGCAGATGAGGGTGACCGGGCCAGGGCGGCGGGGAGCCCAGGGCATG GCCGTGTGGTACACCAGGGGCAGGGGCCAAGTAGGCTCTGTCCTGGAGGGGCTGGCCTCGTGGGACGGCATCGGGATCCTCTTCGACTCCTCCACCGAGGATACCCAG AACAGCCCCATCATCCGTGTACTGGCCAGTGATGCGCACACTCGCTACGAGCCGCGTGG GGATGCAGCCAGCGGGGTGCTGGGCTCCTGCCGCCGGGACTTCCGTAACCTGCCGAACCCCCTCAGAGTTCGGATCACCTACTGGGGGCAGAGGCTGAGG GTGTCCTTGAACAGTGGCCTCGCTCCCAACGACTTAGATGAGGTCTGTGTTGACGTGGGTCCACTGCTTTTGGCTCCTGGAGGTTTCTTTGGGGTCTCGGCAGCCACTGGCACCCTGGCAG ATGACCATGACATCCTGTCCTTCCTGACCTTCAGTCTGAGTGAGCCGGATCCAAAG CCTCCCCCACCGCCCTTTCTGGAGATGGAGCAGCTCCGGCTGGTGAAGCAGCTGGCAGGGCTTCGGGCAAGGCTGGCCCTGGGCACCAGGGAGGATGTGATCCCAAAGCTGAGCTCCGAAGTCCAGGAAGAGG GATTCTGCCAAGGTCAGCGCCCTGCTCCGTGGACAGAGGACTCTGCTCCAGGACCTGCAAGAGATGAG GGATGCAGCTGCCCACGTGGTCTCAAAAGCCCAGCTCTTCTATCTGCCTGTGGGCACCAAGCATCATTTCTCAGAGCTGGCCCAGATCCTGGGCCTCCTGCAGAAGGACCTTCGGGGCCCACTG AAAGCGGCAGCCAAGAACCGCCGCCCACCTGGCCAACCCCCAGGAGCCTCCTCGTGCCTGCGGCCCAGCATCTTCTTGTTCTTCCTCCTCATTCAGACTATAGGCTTCTTCTGTTACGTGCACTTCAG GCAGGAGCTGGACAAGAGCCTTCAGGACTGTTTGTCCACAGGCAGCCCTCCTCTGTGTCCTGCACCACGCATTCCTGGGGCCCTGGGGATTCTGAGGAGGCAGCCTCTCTCCTCCAGCATACACGCATGACTCACCTCAAAGCCCTGAAGGAATCTCCCCAGGAAGTGGATGGTGTCCAGGGG GTAGCTGGGAGTGGGCTCCAAGTGGGCAAGGACATCAAGGACTGGTCTGATTGCCAAAAGACCAGATACCCCACAAGCCTCGAGCCCTGGACTGTGGATCAAGAGGGAGTCACAACTGTGGTAATTCTGTCCCCAGAACAAAGAGTGGAAtctccaggtgcccctcttggcCCAGCCCAGCCAGCATCACCATGA
- the LMAN1L gene encoding protein ERGIC-53-like isoform X1 translates to MSVGAEGREGSANRNQLLPTWPRPQAPPLASQLRLHSGAQTPVPFTMLVIRGPDPLFCLLLLLLVGPHNPVGASPPQRRFEYKLSFKGPRLALPGAGIPFWSHHGDAILGLEAVRLAPSMRNRSSAVWSRAPVPFSAWEVHVQMRVTGPGRRGAQGMAVWYTRGRGQVGSVLEGLASWDGIGILFDSSTEDTQNSPIIRVLASDAHTRYEPRGDAASGVLGSCRRDFRNLPNPLRVRITYWGQRLRVSLNSGLAPNDLDEVCVDVGPLLLAPGGFFGVSAATGTLADDHDILSFLTFSLSEPDPKPPPPPFLEMEQLRLVKQLAGLRARLALGTREDVIPKLSSEVQEEGFCQGQRPAPWTEDSAPGPARDEGCSCPRGLKSPALLSACGHQASFLRAGPDPGPPAEGPSGPTESGSQEPPPTWPTPRSLLVPAAQHLLVLPPHSDYRLLLLRALQAGAGQEPSGLFVHRQPSSVSCTTHSWGPGDSEEAASLLQHTRMTHLKALKESPQEVDGVQGVAGSGLQVGKDIKDWSDCQKTRYPTSLEPWTVDQEGVTTVVILSPEQRVESPGAPLGPAQPASP, encoded by the exons ATGTCTGTTGGGgctgaagggagagaggggagtgCCAACAGAAACCAGCTCCTCCCCACCTGGCCCcgtccccaggcccctcccctggcctcccagcTGCGGCTCCACTCAGGGGCCCAGACACCAGTTCCCTTCACAATGCTGGTGATCAGGGGCCCTGATCCCTTgttctgccttctcctcctcctgctcgtGGGCCCCCACAACCCCGTGGGGGCCAGTCCTCCTCAGAGAAGGTTTGAGTATAAGCTCAGCTTCAAAGGACCAAGACTGGCGTTGCCTGGGGCTGGAATACCCTTCTGGAGCCATCatggag ATGCCATACTGGGCCTGGAGGCAGTGCGGCTGGCCCCATCCATGCGGAACCGCAGCAGCGCCGTGTGGAGCAGggcccctgtccccttctctgcctgggaGGTGCATGTGCAGATGAGGGTGACCGGGCCAGGGCGGCGGGGAGCCCAGGGCATG GCCGTGTGGTACACCAGGGGCAGGGGCCAAGTAGGCTCTGTCCTGGAGGGGCTGGCCTCGTGGGACGGCATCGGGATCCTCTTCGACTCCTCCACCGAGGATACCCAG AACAGCCCCATCATCCGTGTACTGGCCAGTGATGCGCACACTCGCTACGAGCCGCGTGG GGATGCAGCCAGCGGGGTGCTGGGCTCCTGCCGCCGGGACTTCCGTAACCTGCCGAACCCCCTCAGAGTTCGGATCACCTACTGGGGGCAGAGGCTGAGG GTGTCCTTGAACAGTGGCCTCGCTCCCAACGACTTAGATGAGGTCTGTGTTGACGTGGGTCCACTGCTTTTGGCTCCTGGAGGTTTCTTTGGGGTCTCGGCAGCCACTGGCACCCTGGCAG ATGACCATGACATCCTGTCCTTCCTGACCTTCAGTCTGAGTGAGCCGGATCCAAAG CCTCCCCCACCGCCCTTTCTGGAGATGGAGCAGCTCCGGCTGGTGAAGCAGCTGGCAGGGCTTCGGGCAAGGCTGGCCCTGGGCACCAGGGAGGATGTGATCCCAAAGCTGAGCTCCGAAGTCCAGGAAGAGG GATTCTGCCAAGGTCAGCGCCCTGCTCCGTGGACAGAGGACTCTGCTCCAGGACCTGCAAGAGATGAG GGATGCAGCTGCCCACGTGGTCTCAAAAGCCCAGCTCTTCTATCTGCCTGTGGGCACCAAGCATCATTTCTCAGAGCTGGCCCAGATCCTGGGCCTCCTGCAGAAGGACCTTCGGGGCCCACTG AAAGCGGCAGCCAAGAACCGCCGCCCACCTGGCCAACCCCCAGGAGCCTCCTCGTGCCTGCGGCCCAGCATCTTCTTGTTCTTCCTCCTCATTCAGACTATAGGCTTCTTCTGTTACGTGCACTTCAG GCAGGAGCTGGACAAGAGCCTTCAGGACTGTTTGTCCACAGGCAGCCCTCCTCTGTGTCCTGCACCACGCATTCCTGGGGCCCTGGGGATTCTGAGGAGGCAGCCTCTCTCCTCCAGCATACACGCATGACTCACCTCAAAGCCCTGAAGGAATCTCCCCAGGAAGTGGATGGTGTCCAGGGG GTAGCTGGGAGTGGGCTCCAAGTGGGCAAGGACATCAAGGACTGGTCTGATTGCCAAAAGACCAGATACCCCACAAGCCTCGAGCCCTGGACTGTGGATCAAGAGGGAGTCACAACTGTGGTAATTCTGTCCCCAGAACAAAGAGTGGAAtctccaggtgcccctcttggcCCAGCCCAGCCAGCATCACCATGA
- the LMAN1L gene encoding protein ERGIC-53-like isoform X3 produces MSVGAEGREGSANRNQLLPTWPRPQAPPLASQLRLHSGAQTPVPFTMLVIRGPDPLFCLLLLLLVGPHNPVGASPPQRRFEYKLSFKGPRLALPGAGIPFWSHHGDAILGLEAVRLAPSMRNRSSAVWSRAPVPFSAWEVHVQMRVTGPGRRGAQGMAVWYTRGRGQVGSVLEGLASWDGIGILFDSSTEDTQNSPIIRVLASDAHTRYEPRGDAASGVLGSCRRDFRNLPNPLRVRITYWGQRLRVSLNSGLAPNDLDEVCVDVGPLLLAPGGFFGVSAATGTLADDHDILSFLTFSLSEPDPKPPPPPFLEMEQLRLVKQLAGLRARLALGTREDVIPKLSSEVQEEGKRILGLEETLGRHRQILQALHGLSRQLAQAERQWKKHLGTPGHARPEGAWDSAKVSALLRGQRTLLQDLQEMRDAAAHVVSKAQLFYLPVGTKHHFSELAQILGLLQKDLRGPLKAAAKNRRPPGQPPGASSCLRPSIFLFFLLIQTIGFFCYVHFRQELDKSLQDCLSTGSPPLCPAPRIPGALGILRRQPLSSSIHA; encoded by the exons ATGTCTGTTGGGgctgaagggagagaggggagtgCCAACAGAAACCAGCTCCTCCCCACCTGGCCCcgtccccaggcccctcccctggcctcccagcTGCGGCTCCACTCAGGGGCCCAGACACCAGTTCCCTTCACAATGCTGGTGATCAGGGGCCCTGATCCCTTgttctgccttctcctcctcctgctcgtGGGCCCCCACAACCCCGTGGGGGCCAGTCCTCCTCAGAGAAGGTTTGAGTATAAGCTCAGCTTCAAAGGACCAAGACTGGCGTTGCCTGGGGCTGGAATACCCTTCTGGAGCCATCatggag ATGCCATACTGGGCCTGGAGGCAGTGCGGCTGGCCCCATCCATGCGGAACCGCAGCAGCGCCGTGTGGAGCAGggcccctgtccccttctctgcctgggaGGTGCATGTGCAGATGAGGGTGACCGGGCCAGGGCGGCGGGGAGCCCAGGGCATG GCCGTGTGGTACACCAGGGGCAGGGGCCAAGTAGGCTCTGTCCTGGAGGGGCTGGCCTCGTGGGACGGCATCGGGATCCTCTTCGACTCCTCCACCGAGGATACCCAG AACAGCCCCATCATCCGTGTACTGGCCAGTGATGCGCACACTCGCTACGAGCCGCGTGG GGATGCAGCCAGCGGGGTGCTGGGCTCCTGCCGCCGGGACTTCCGTAACCTGCCGAACCCCCTCAGAGTTCGGATCACCTACTGGGGGCAGAGGCTGAGG GTGTCCTTGAACAGTGGCCTCGCTCCCAACGACTTAGATGAGGTCTGTGTTGACGTGGGTCCACTGCTTTTGGCTCCTGGAGGTTTCTTTGGGGTCTCGGCAGCCACTGGCACCCTGGCAG ATGACCATGACATCCTGTCCTTCCTGACCTTCAGTCTGAGTGAGCCGGATCCAAAG CCTCCCCCACCGCCCTTTCTGGAGATGGAGCAGCTCCGGCTGGTGAAGCAGCTGGCAGGGCTTCGGGCAAGGCTGGCCCTGGGCACCAGGGAGGATGTGATCCCAAAGCTGAGCTCCGAAGTCCAGGAAGAGG GGAAAAGGATCCTTGGCCTGGAAGAGACGCTGGGCAGACACCGCCAGATCCTGCAGGCTCTCCATGGTCTCTCCAGACAGTTGGCCCAGGCCGAGAGGCAGTGGAAGAAGCACCTGGGGACCCCAGGCCATGCCAGGCCTGAGGGAGCCTGG GATTCTGCCAAGGTCAGCGCCCTGCTCCGTGGACAGAGGACTCTGCTCCAGGACCTGCAAGAGATGAG GGATGCAGCTGCCCACGTGGTCTCAAAAGCCCAGCTCTTCTATCTGCCTGTGGGCACCAAGCATCATTTCTCAGAGCTGGCCCAGATCCTGGGCCTCCTGCAGAAGGACCTTCGGGGCCCACTG AAAGCGGCAGCCAAGAACCGCCGCCCACCTGGCCAACCCCCAGGAGCCTCCTCGTGCCTGCGGCCCAGCATCTTCTTGTTCTTCCTCCTCATTCAGACTATAGGCTTCTTCTGTTACGTGCACTTCAG GCAGGAGCTGGACAAGAGCCTTCAGGACTGTTTGTCCACAGGCAGCCCTCCTCTGTGTCCTGCACCACGCATTCCTGGGGCCCTGGGGATTCTGAGGAGGCAGCCTCTCTCCTCCAGCATACACGCATGA
- the LMAN1L gene encoding protein ERGIC-53-like isoform X2, producing the protein MSVGAEGREGSANRNQLLPTWPRPQAPPLASQLRLHSGAQTPVPFTMLVIRGPDPLFCLLLLLLVGPHNPVGASPPQRRFEYKLSFKGPRLALPGAGIPFWSHHGDAILGLEAVRLAPSMRNRSSAVWSRAPVPFSAWEVHVQMRVTGPGRRGAQGMAVWYTRGRGQVGSVLEGLASWDGIGILFDSSTEDTQNSPIIRVLASDAHTRYEPRGDAASGVLGSCRRDFRNLPNPLRVRITYWGQRLRVSLNSGLAPNDLDEVCVDVGPLLLAPGGFFGVSAATGTLADDHDILSFLTFSLSEPDPKPPPPPFLEMEQLRLVKQLAGLRARLALGTREDVIPKLSSEVQEEGKRILGLEETLGRHRQILQALHGLSRQLAQAERQWKKHLGTPGHARPEGAWDSAKVSALLRGQRTLLQDLQEMRDAAAHVVSKAQLFYLPVGTKHHFSELAQILGLLQKDLRGPLKAAAKNRRPPGQPPGASSCLRPSIFLFFLLIQTIGFFCYVHFSRQELDKSLQDCLSTGSPPLCPAPRIPGALGILRRQPLSSSIHA; encoded by the exons ATGTCTGTTGGGgctgaagggagagaggggagtgCCAACAGAAACCAGCTCCTCCCCACCTGGCCCcgtccccaggcccctcccctggcctcccagcTGCGGCTCCACTCAGGGGCCCAGACACCAGTTCCCTTCACAATGCTGGTGATCAGGGGCCCTGATCCCTTgttctgccttctcctcctcctgctcgtGGGCCCCCACAACCCCGTGGGGGCCAGTCCTCCTCAGAGAAGGTTTGAGTATAAGCTCAGCTTCAAAGGACCAAGACTGGCGTTGCCTGGGGCTGGAATACCCTTCTGGAGCCATCatggag ATGCCATACTGGGCCTGGAGGCAGTGCGGCTGGCCCCATCCATGCGGAACCGCAGCAGCGCCGTGTGGAGCAGggcccctgtccccttctctgcctgggaGGTGCATGTGCAGATGAGGGTGACCGGGCCAGGGCGGCGGGGAGCCCAGGGCATG GCCGTGTGGTACACCAGGGGCAGGGGCCAAGTAGGCTCTGTCCTGGAGGGGCTGGCCTCGTGGGACGGCATCGGGATCCTCTTCGACTCCTCCACCGAGGATACCCAG AACAGCCCCATCATCCGTGTACTGGCCAGTGATGCGCACACTCGCTACGAGCCGCGTGG GGATGCAGCCAGCGGGGTGCTGGGCTCCTGCCGCCGGGACTTCCGTAACCTGCCGAACCCCCTCAGAGTTCGGATCACCTACTGGGGGCAGAGGCTGAGG GTGTCCTTGAACAGTGGCCTCGCTCCCAACGACTTAGATGAGGTCTGTGTTGACGTGGGTCCACTGCTTTTGGCTCCTGGAGGTTTCTTTGGGGTCTCGGCAGCCACTGGCACCCTGGCAG ATGACCATGACATCCTGTCCTTCCTGACCTTCAGTCTGAGTGAGCCGGATCCAAAG CCTCCCCCACCGCCCTTTCTGGAGATGGAGCAGCTCCGGCTGGTGAAGCAGCTGGCAGGGCTTCGGGCAAGGCTGGCCCTGGGCACCAGGGAGGATGTGATCCCAAAGCTGAGCTCCGAAGTCCAGGAAGAGG GGAAAAGGATCCTTGGCCTGGAAGAGACGCTGGGCAGACACCGCCAGATCCTGCAGGCTCTCCATGGTCTCTCCAGACAGTTGGCCCAGGCCGAGAGGCAGTGGAAGAAGCACCTGGGGACCCCAGGCCATGCCAGGCCTGAGGGAGCCTGG GATTCTGCCAAGGTCAGCGCCCTGCTCCGTGGACAGAGGACTCTGCTCCAGGACCTGCAAGAGATGAG GGATGCAGCTGCCCACGTGGTCTCAAAAGCCCAGCTCTTCTATCTGCCTGTGGGCACCAAGCATCATTTCTCAGAGCTGGCCCAGATCCTGGGCCTCCTGCAGAAGGACCTTCGGGGCCCACTG AAAGCGGCAGCCAAGAACCGCCGCCCACCTGGCCAACCCCCAGGAGCCTCCTCGTGCCTGCGGCCCAGCATCTTCTTGTTCTTCCTCCTCATTCAGACTATAGGCTTCTTCTGTTACGTGCACTTCAG TAGGCAGGAGCTGGACAAGAGCCTTCAGGACTGTTTGTCCACAGGCAGCCCTCCTCTGTGTCCTGCACCACGCATTCCTGGGGCCCTGGGGATTCTGAGGAGGCAGCCTCTCTCCTCCAGCATACACGCATGA
- the LMAN1L gene encoding protein ERGIC-53-like isoform X7: protein MSVGAEGREGSANRNQLLPTWPRPQAPPLASQLRLHSGAQTPVPFTMLVIRGPDPLFCLLLLLLVGPHNPVGASPPQRRFEYKLSFKGPRLALPGAGIPFWSHHGDAILGLEAVRLAPSMRNRSSAVWSRAPVPFSAWEVHVQMRVTGPGRRGAQGMAVWYTRGRGQVGSVLEGLASWDGIGILFDSSTEDTQNSPIIRVLASDAHTRYEPRGDAASGVLGSCRRDFRNLPNPLRVRITYWGQRLRVSLNSGLAPNDLDEVCVDVGPLLLAPGGFFGVSAATGTLADDHDILSFLTFSLSEPDPKPPPPPFLEMEQLRLVKQLAGLRARLALGTREDVIPKLSSEVQEEGFCQGQRPAPWTEDSAPGPARDEGCSCPRGLKSPALLSACGHQASFLRAGPDPGPPAEGPSGPTVGRSWTRAFRTVCPQAALLCVLHHAFLGPWGF, encoded by the exons ATGTCTGTTGGGgctgaagggagagaggggagtgCCAACAGAAACCAGCTCCTCCCCACCTGGCCCcgtccccaggcccctcccctggcctcccagcTGCGGCTCCACTCAGGGGCCCAGACACCAGTTCCCTTCACAATGCTGGTGATCAGGGGCCCTGATCCCTTgttctgccttctcctcctcctgctcgtGGGCCCCCACAACCCCGTGGGGGCCAGTCCTCCTCAGAGAAGGTTTGAGTATAAGCTCAGCTTCAAAGGACCAAGACTGGCGTTGCCTGGGGCTGGAATACCCTTCTGGAGCCATCatggag ATGCCATACTGGGCCTGGAGGCAGTGCGGCTGGCCCCATCCATGCGGAACCGCAGCAGCGCCGTGTGGAGCAGggcccctgtccccttctctgcctgggaGGTGCATGTGCAGATGAGGGTGACCGGGCCAGGGCGGCGGGGAGCCCAGGGCATG GCCGTGTGGTACACCAGGGGCAGGGGCCAAGTAGGCTCTGTCCTGGAGGGGCTGGCCTCGTGGGACGGCATCGGGATCCTCTTCGACTCCTCCACCGAGGATACCCAG AACAGCCCCATCATCCGTGTACTGGCCAGTGATGCGCACACTCGCTACGAGCCGCGTGG GGATGCAGCCAGCGGGGTGCTGGGCTCCTGCCGCCGGGACTTCCGTAACCTGCCGAACCCCCTCAGAGTTCGGATCACCTACTGGGGGCAGAGGCTGAGG GTGTCCTTGAACAGTGGCCTCGCTCCCAACGACTTAGATGAGGTCTGTGTTGACGTGGGTCCACTGCTTTTGGCTCCTGGAGGTTTCTTTGGGGTCTCGGCAGCCACTGGCACCCTGGCAG ATGACCATGACATCCTGTCCTTCCTGACCTTCAGTCTGAGTGAGCCGGATCCAAAG CCTCCCCCACCGCCCTTTCTGGAGATGGAGCAGCTCCGGCTGGTGAAGCAGCTGGCAGGGCTTCGGGCAAGGCTGGCCCTGGGCACCAGGGAGGATGTGATCCCAAAGCTGAGCTCCGAAGTCCAGGAAGAGG GATTCTGCCAAGGTCAGCGCCCTGCTCCGTGGACAGAGGACTCTGCTCCAGGACCTGCAAGAGATGAG GGATGCAGCTGCCCACGTGGTCTCAAAAGCCCAGCTCTTCTATCTGCCTGTGGGCACCAAGCATCATTTCTCAGAGCTGGCCCAGATCCTGGGCCTCCTGCAGAAGGACCTTCGGGGCCCACTG TAGGCAGGAGCTGGACAAGAGCCTTCAGGACTGTTTGTCCACAGGCAGCCCTCCTCTGTGTCCTGCACCACGCATTCCTGGGGCCCTGGGGATTCTGA
- the LMAN1L gene encoding protein ERGIC-53-like isoform X4 → MSVGAEGREGSANRNQLLPTWPRPQAPPLASQLRLHSGAQTPVPFTMLVIRGPDPLFCLLLLLLVGPHNPVGASPPQRRFEYKLSFKGPRLALPGAGIPFWSHHGDAILGLEAVRLAPSMRNRSSAVWSRAPVPFSAWEVHVQMRVTGPGRRGAQGMAVWYTRGRGQVGSVLEGLASWDGIGILFDSSTEDTQNSPIIRVLASDAHTRYEPRGDAASGVLGSCRRDFRNLPNPLRVRITYWGQRLRVSLNSGLAPNDLDEVCVDVGPLLLAPGGFFGVSAATGTLADDHDILSFLTFSLSEPDPKPPPPPFLEMEQLRLVKQLAGLRARLALGTREDVIPKLSSEVQEEGKRILGLEETLGRHRQILQALHGLSRQLAQAERQWKKHLGTPGHARPEGAWDSAKVSALLRGQRTLLQDLQEMRDAAAHVVSKAQLFYLPVGTKHHFSELAQILGLLQKDLRGPL, encoded by the exons ATGTCTGTTGGGgctgaagggagagaggggagtgCCAACAGAAACCAGCTCCTCCCCACCTGGCCCcgtccccaggcccctcccctggcctcccagcTGCGGCTCCACTCAGGGGCCCAGACACCAGTTCCCTTCACAATGCTGGTGATCAGGGGCCCTGATCCCTTgttctgccttctcctcctcctgctcgtGGGCCCCCACAACCCCGTGGGGGCCAGTCCTCCTCAGAGAAGGTTTGAGTATAAGCTCAGCTTCAAAGGACCAAGACTGGCGTTGCCTGGGGCTGGAATACCCTTCTGGAGCCATCatggag ATGCCATACTGGGCCTGGAGGCAGTGCGGCTGGCCCCATCCATGCGGAACCGCAGCAGCGCCGTGTGGAGCAGggcccctgtccccttctctgcctgggaGGTGCATGTGCAGATGAGGGTGACCGGGCCAGGGCGGCGGGGAGCCCAGGGCATG GCCGTGTGGTACACCAGGGGCAGGGGCCAAGTAGGCTCTGTCCTGGAGGGGCTGGCCTCGTGGGACGGCATCGGGATCCTCTTCGACTCCTCCACCGAGGATACCCAG AACAGCCCCATCATCCGTGTACTGGCCAGTGATGCGCACACTCGCTACGAGCCGCGTGG GGATGCAGCCAGCGGGGTGCTGGGCTCCTGCCGCCGGGACTTCCGTAACCTGCCGAACCCCCTCAGAGTTCGGATCACCTACTGGGGGCAGAGGCTGAGG GTGTCCTTGAACAGTGGCCTCGCTCCCAACGACTTAGATGAGGTCTGTGTTGACGTGGGTCCACTGCTTTTGGCTCCTGGAGGTTTCTTTGGGGTCTCGGCAGCCACTGGCACCCTGGCAG ATGACCATGACATCCTGTCCTTCCTGACCTTCAGTCTGAGTGAGCCGGATCCAAAG CCTCCCCCACCGCCCTTTCTGGAGATGGAGCAGCTCCGGCTGGTGAAGCAGCTGGCAGGGCTTCGGGCAAGGCTGGCCCTGGGCACCAGGGAGGATGTGATCCCAAAGCTGAGCTCCGAAGTCCAGGAAGAGG GGAAAAGGATCCTTGGCCTGGAAGAGACGCTGGGCAGACACCGCCAGATCCTGCAGGCTCTCCATGGTCTCTCCAGACAGTTGGCCCAGGCCGAGAGGCAGTGGAAGAAGCACCTGGGGACCCCAGGCCATGCCAGGCCTGAGGGAGCCTGG GATTCTGCCAAGGTCAGCGCCCTGCTCCGTGGACAGAGGACTCTGCTCCAGGACCTGCAAGAGATGAG GGATGCAGCTGCCCACGTGGTCTCAAAAGCCCAGCTCTTCTATCTGCCTGTGGGCACCAAGCATCATTTCTCAGAGCTGGCCCAGATCCTGGGCCTCCTGCAGAAGGACCTTCGGGGCCCACTG TAG
- the LMAN1L gene encoding protein ERGIC-53-like isoform X6, with protein MSVGAEGREGSANRNQLLPTWPRPQAPPLASQLRLHSGAQTPVPFTMLVIRGPDPLFCLLLLLLVGPHNPVGASPPQRRFEYKLSFKGPRLALPGAGIPFWSHHGDAILGLEAVRLAPSMRNRSSAVWSRAPVPFSAWEVHVQMRVTGPGRRGAQGMAVWYTRGRGQVGSVLEGLASWDGIGILFDSSTEDTQNSPIIRVLASDAHTRYEPRGDAASGVLGSCRRDFRNLPNPLRVRITYWGQRLRVSLNSGLAPNDLDEVCVDVGPLLLAPGGFFGVSAATGTLADDHDILSFLTFSLSEPDPKPPPPPFLEMEQLRLVKQLAGLRARLALGTREDVIPKLSSEVQEEGFCQGQRPAPWTEDSAPGPARDEGCSCPRGLKSPALLSACGHQASFLRAGPDPGPPAEGPSGPTESGSQEPPPTWPTPRSLLVPAAQHLLVLPPHSDYRLLLLRALQ; from the exons ATGTCTGTTGGGgctgaagggagagaggggagtgCCAACAGAAACCAGCTCCTCCCCACCTGGCCCcgtccccaggcccctcccctggcctcccagcTGCGGCTCCACTCAGGGGCCCAGACACCAGTTCCCTTCACAATGCTGGTGATCAGGGGCCCTGATCCCTTgttctgccttctcctcctcctgctcgtGGGCCCCCACAACCCCGTGGGGGCCAGTCCTCCTCAGAGAAGGTTTGAGTATAAGCTCAGCTTCAAAGGACCAAGACTGGCGTTGCCTGGGGCTGGAATACCCTTCTGGAGCCATCatggag ATGCCATACTGGGCCTGGAGGCAGTGCGGCTGGCCCCATCCATGCGGAACCGCAGCAGCGCCGTGTGGAGCAGggcccctgtccccttctctgcctgggaGGTGCATGTGCAGATGAGGGTGACCGGGCCAGGGCGGCGGGGAGCCCAGGGCATG GCCGTGTGGTACACCAGGGGCAGGGGCCAAGTAGGCTCTGTCCTGGAGGGGCTGGCCTCGTGGGACGGCATCGGGATCCTCTTCGACTCCTCCACCGAGGATACCCAG AACAGCCCCATCATCCGTGTACTGGCCAGTGATGCGCACACTCGCTACGAGCCGCGTGG GGATGCAGCCAGCGGGGTGCTGGGCTCCTGCCGCCGGGACTTCCGTAACCTGCCGAACCCCCTCAGAGTTCGGATCACCTACTGGGGGCAGAGGCTGAGG GTGTCCTTGAACAGTGGCCTCGCTCCCAACGACTTAGATGAGGTCTGTGTTGACGTGGGTCCACTGCTTTTGGCTCCTGGAGGTTTCTTTGGGGTCTCGGCAGCCACTGGCACCCTGGCAG ATGACCATGACATCCTGTCCTTCCTGACCTTCAGTCTGAGTGAGCCGGATCCAAAG CCTCCCCCACCGCCCTTTCTGGAGATGGAGCAGCTCCGGCTGGTGAAGCAGCTGGCAGGGCTTCGGGCAAGGCTGGCCCTGGGCACCAGGGAGGATGTGATCCCAAAGCTGAGCTCCGAAGTCCAGGAAGAGG GATTCTGCCAAGGTCAGCGCCCTGCTCCGTGGACAGAGGACTCTGCTCCAGGACCTGCAAGAGATGAG GGATGCAGCTGCCCACGTGGTCTCAAAAGCCCAGCTCTTCTATCTGCCTGTGGGCACCAAGCATCATTTCTCAGAGCTGGCCCAGATCCTGGGCCTCCTGCAGAAGGACCTTCGGGGCCCACTG AAAGCGGCAGCCAAGAACCGCCGCCCACCTGGCCAACCCCCAGGAGCCTCCTCGTGCCTGCGGCCCAGCATCTTCTTGTTCTTCCTCCTCATTCAGACTATAGGCTTCTTCTGTTACGTGCACTTCAG TAG